The DNA segment GCTGTCTAAGCCTTCCCACATCGTTTCCCACTTAACATACACTTTGGGACCTTAGCTGACGGTCTGGGTTGTTTCCCTTTTGACGACGGACGTTAGCACCCGCCGTCTGTCTCCCGGATAGCACTCTTTGGTATTCGGAGTTTGCAAAGGGTTGGTAAGTCGGGATGACCCCTAGCCTTAACAGTGCTCTACCCCCAAAGGTGTTCGTCCGAGGCGCTACCTAAATAGCTTTCGAGGAGAACCAGATATCTCCCGGTTTGATTGGCCTTTCACCCCCAGCCACAAGTCATCCGCTAATTTTTCAACATTAGTCGGTTCGGTCCTCCAGTTGATGTTACTCAACCTTCAACCTGCCCATGGCTAGATCACCGGGTTTCGGGTCTACGCCTTGCAACTAAACGCGCAGTTAACACTCGGTTTCCCTACGGCTCCGCTATTCGCTTAACCTCGCTACAAAACGTAAGTCGCTGACCCATTATACAAAAGGTACGCAGTCACGGTCTCAAGAACCGCTCCCACTGCTTGTACGTATACGGTTTCAGGTTCTATTTCACTCCCCTCACAGGGGTTCTTTTCGCCTTTCCCTCACGGTACTGGTTCACTATCGGTCAGTCAGGAGTATTTAGCCTTGGAGGATGGTCCCCCCATATTCAAACAGGATATCACGTGTCCCGCCTTACTCGTTTTCATCAAAGGTTAGTTTTCGTGTACGGGGCTATCACCCTGTGCCGCTGGACTTTCCAGACCATTCCACTAACACCCCTCTGACTTAAGGGCTAATCCCCGTTCGCTCGCCGCTACTAGGGGAATCTCGGTTGATTTCTTTTCCTAAGGGTACTTAGATGTTTCAGTTCCCCTCGTTTGCCTCGCAACGCTATGTATTCACGTTACGATGACCGCTTATGCGGCCGGGTTCCCCCATTCGGACATCGTTAGCTCAAATGCTTGTTACTAGCTCGCCAACGCTTTTCGCAAGTTACTACGTCCTTCATCGCCTCTGACTGCCAAGGCATCCACCGTATACGCTTAGTCGCTTAACCATACAACCCAAATGAGTTTCACATCACTTGAGCCGTTGCGACCAGCTGGTTTTACTTGTCTCATCTTCGACCAAGAAGATGGACTCGCCTTAGACTTGAATATTCAAGACACTTAAAAAGTGTTTTAAGAACTCAATTTTTCGTATTAACACAACGACAGACATCATTGTATTAATTACTATCAGCTTTCCAAATTGTTAAAGAACAATGCTTACCGGCAAGCGGTGCATTTCGCTCTCCCTTCCCTTTCGAGAAGTTCAACAAGCCATCTGTGTGAACACTCAACAAACATCGAGTTAGTCGTATAGGTAAGGAGGTGATCCAGCCCCAGGTTCCCCTAGGGCTACCTTGTTACGACTTCACCCCAGTCATGAACCACAAAGTGGTGAGCGCCCTCCCGAAGGTTAAGCTACCCACTTCTTTTGCAGCCCACTCCCATGGTGTGACGGGCGGTGTGTACAAGGCCCGGGAACGTATTCACCGTGGCATTCTGATCCACGATTACTAGCGATTCCGACTTCATGGAGTCGAGTTGCAGACTCCAATCCGGACTACGACGAGCTTTGTGAGATTAGCTCCACCTCGCGGCTTTGCAACCCTCTGTACTCGCCATTGTAGCACGTGTGTAGCCCTACTCGTAAGGGCCATGATGACTTGACGTCGTCCCCACCTTCCTCCGGTTTATCACCGGCAGTCTCCCTAGAGTTCCCGCCATTACGCGCTGGCAAATAAGGATAGGGGTTGCGCTCGTTGCGGGACTTAACCCAACATTTCACAACACGAGCTGACGACAGCCATGCAGCACCTGTCTCAGAGTTCCCGAAGGCACTAAGCTATCTCTAGCGAATTCTCTGGATGTCAAGAGTAGGTAAGGTTCTTCGCGTTGCATCGAATTAAACCACATGCTCCACCGCTTGTGCGGGCCCCCGTCAATTCATTTGAGTTTTAACCTTGCGGCCGTACTCCCCAGGCGGTCTACTTAATGCGTTAGCTTGAGAGCCCAGTGTTCAAGACACCAAACTCCGAGTAGACATCGTTTACGGCGTGGACTACCAGGGTATCTAATCCTGTTTGCTCCCCACGCTTTCGTGCCTGAGCGTCAGTCTTTGTCCAGGGGGCCGCCTTCGCCACCGGTATTCCTCCAGATCTCTACGCATTTCACCGCTACACCTGGAATTCTACCCCCTCTACAAGACTCTAGTTTGCCAGTTCGAAATGCAATTCCCAGGTTGAGCCCGGGGCTTTCACATCTCGCTTAACAAACCGCCTGCGCACGCTTTACGCCCAGTAATTCCGATTAACGCTTGGACCCTCCGTATTACCGCGGCTGCTGGCACGGAGTTAGCCGGTCCTTCTTCTGTAGGTAACGTCACAGCTGCAAGGTATTAACTTACAACCTTTCCTCCCTACTGAAAGTGCTTTACAACCCGAAGGCCTTCTTCACACACGCGGCATGGCTGCATCAGGGTTTCCCCCATTGTGCAATATTCCCCACTGCTGCCTCCCGTAGGAGTCTGGGCCGTGTCTCAGTCCCAGTGTGGCTGATCATCCTCTCAGAACAGCTAGGGATCGTCGCCTTGGTGAGCCATTACCTCACCAACTAGCTAATCCCACCTAGGTTCATCCAATCGCGGAAGGCCCGAAGGTCCCCTCCTTTCCCCCGTAGGGCGTATGCGGTATTAGCAGTCGTTTCCAACTGTTATCCCCCACGACTGGGCAGATCCCTAGGCATTACTCACCCGTCCGCCGCTCGCCACCTCAGGAGTAAACTCCCTTGTGCTGCCGCTCGACTTGCATGTGTTAGGCCTGCCGCCAGCGTTCAATCTGAGCCATGATCAAACTCTTCAATTAAAAGTTTTGTGAACCCTAAGGTTCGGCTCAATGAATTCTGATTTGTCGTTTCAACCCGAAAGTCAAAACAAACTGTACATATTGCTATGAACACTCATTCATTGATGTAAATTTTGATTACTCGCCAAACGACAGAGTAATTTCGATTAACTCAACACCTGTGAGTGTCCACACAGATTTCTTGTTTAGATTGTTAAAGAGCATTTGACCACTCACTTCGCGTTACCGCTCAGCGGGTCAGGGCTGCGTATTCTACGCATTTCCCTTGTCGCGTCAAGGCGTTTTTAAAAACTTCTTGGCGCTTTCGAATCAACTGCACATTTTGCATTCGATTCGCACTGATACCGCATTCGCTCTCGCTGTCTGCCGTGTCAGTGGATGCGCATTATAGGCACCGAAAACTTTTGTGCAAGGGCTTTTTTGAAGTTTTTTGCATTATTTTTCAAATGCCTTTTTACACCCAAGCTAGGCACAAGCTACCCACGAGTTATACCCATAGTTATCCACAACCGCTGTATTTATCACCACTGAGTGCGGCTCAAAATCGCTAAGTGAAACGATTTATCACTCAATACAGACGCGTGGTTGCAATATTAAAGAAGGAATAAAGATGAAATTCGGCAATGAGGATAGAAAAGGTAAATAGAGGAAGTCGCGACCTTATACTTATATTGCTATATAAAAGTATAAGGTCGTGCAACGCGCGCTTACTTGTGGTGTTAGTTAGCACTCCACAGTAACTGCCCGCAATCGGTAAGATCGTATCCACCTAATAACGTGGCCATTTGGCGCGTATGCCCGCTGCTCAGCATTGTAAAGAGCTGCTGCAGTTGTCTGCGGAAGTAAATGCTTTGCGGCATCACAAAGTCGAAGGACTCTTTGACGAGTGGCACGAAGCTTAAGCCGCTCTCTAGGGCAACGGATTGGCAACCGAAACCAATGTCGGCATCACCCCGTGCAATATACCCTGCAAGTTCACGCTCGCTATAGGCCGTTAGCACCACATTGAGTTGATCTAAACGTGCCCCTTGCTTTAATAGCCATTGTTCTAAATGTTGCTGGCTACCAGCACCACCTTGGCGGCTGACCCAACGCCAGGGTAAGGTGAGTACCTTATCCTCTTCTTGGCATCTGTGGTGCATATCGGTACGCATGATCAAGCCTTGCTGGCGGGAATAACCATGCACCATGATCCATTGTTGGTGGTTCTGATAACCTTTAAGTAAGGCTGGATGACGGATATTCCTATCCTCCATACTACCCCAGTGCAGAGTACAAACGTCGGCATAGCCCTTTGCTAATAGCTCTAGCCCAAGACGTGAGCCCGTTGCGCTGTAACTGATCAGTTCGCGGCTACCCACCTGTGCCATCAAGCGCGCCACTAACATAGAAAGCAGAGGATCATCGCTGCCAGTGATCAAGAGCCGGTCGGTTAACATACCGCTGTGGCAGGAGTCCATCACCCAACGGTCAATTAGAACCTTAGGGAATAGCCATTTACCGGTGATTTTCGTTGCAGGCAGAATTCGGTCATTCGCCATAGCGTAGACTTTCTTCTCGTTCAGATCTAAATACTCAGCAACCTGCTTCGCGCTCATGTAAATCAATTCACTGGCGGATGTCATCTTATATCCTTGTCGTCCTATCTCTTCTAAATTCAACCGATACCATCATTAGCAGCTTATTTGCCTGCAGTGGTATTCGCATCAAATTCGATATTTTCACTACCGTGATAGATCAAGAAATGGCGCCCTTTCGCTCGGGCAATAATGGTGATACCCAGCTGCTGCGCAAGCTCTAGCCCCATTTGCGTCACGCCACTGCGCGATAGCAATACGGGTATCCCCATTTTGGCAACCTTGATCACCATCTCCGAGGTGAGTCGCCCCGTGGTATAGAAAATCTTGTTATCGCCCCGATCCTGAGCCAACCACATATCACCCGCTAAGGTGTCCACGGCATTGTGGCGCCCTACATCTTCTACGAAGGCAAGAATTTGGTCGTTTTCGCAAACACCACAGCCATGAACGGCGCCGGCATTCTTATAAGTGTCATTATATTCATTGATATTTTTAAGCAAACTGTAGAGCGTACTCTGCTTAAGGCTTGGCGTGGGCAGCTGGATATCATCTAAATCCTGCATAAAACTGCCATAAACTGTTCCTTGGCCACAGCCTGAGGTCACGGTTTTTTCCGATAGTTTTTGCTCGATATCGGCGGTTTGTTCACGGGATAACACGGCGGCGGAGTTCACATTCCAGTCGACAATCACTGAATCCAACTGGCTGACATCGGAAATAAAGCCCTGATTTTTAAGATAACCTAACGCAAGCGACTCAGGTTTAGCCCCTAAGGTCATCAGGGTCACAATCGGACGCCAGTTCAGGTAAACCGTTAAAGGTCGCTCACAGGCAACATGCTTATCGATCACTTCGCCCGATTCGTCTACGGCTTTGACGGCAATCGTTAACGGCACTTCAGCCTGGGTTTTCACGAAAGTGAAGGCTGGTTTCGCTGACGATGGAGGGTCATTGGGCTGTGCTTGCTGAGCAATATTAGAACTATTATCAGAAATCATAATGTTACCGCTTTACGTGTGATGGCATCAGCATAGCAATATTTATACCTAGGTATGAAACTCTGGGCTAAATGCGTGATCCGTCGCAATTATGAATATTCCAGTGGGCGTAAATGTCCCAGACAAAATGACCAATTAGACAAAATGTCCTAAATTTACCCTTGTTTTGATGATCCACCTCAAACAAATCCCCCCTGTTTAATGGCATTAATATTGCAGTGACCTTTTATCGCAATCAGTAGGGGAAAGAGAACCGTTCGCTCAGGTTCGCCCCCTCTCGGCTGAAACGGAGAGACAATGCAACATACCACTAGTGTTTGGCCAATGTACGTTTCGCTCAAAAAAGTAGAGAAACAAATGGGCCGTTGGACCTCGGTACAATGGGAAATCGATCACCTGCTACCTGCTACCCACGACGCCCCCGAAGGCGCGACCTTAGTGCTGCTCGAACTGCACAAAGATGAGCGCGCCAGCTATCGCATCAACCTCGACATGGACAATGCCATGCTGTACTTGGTCTGCGATGAAATGGCAGATGGCACTTGGGTACCCGCGCTACTCTCGGCGGATCAAAACGTGGCGGCAGGCTGCCTTGAAGGCAACACCCCCGTTATCAACATGCTGATGCCCGAGGCGATCGCCTGCTGGATTGAAGCCTTTATCACCCAATACGGCGAAGTTGAAATCGCCGCATATCGTCG comes from the Shewanella mangrovisoli genome and includes:
- a CDS encoding DUF3305 domain-containing protein, with amino-acid sequence MQHTTSVWPMYVSLKKVEKQMGRWTSVQWEIDHLLPATHDAPEGATLVLLELHKDERASYRINLDMDNAMLYLVCDEMADGTWVPALLSADQNVAAGCLEGNTPVINMLMPEAIACWIEAFITQYGEVEIAAYRRKHVDHRKNQGPSRDPLRRD
- a CDS encoding formate dehydrogenase accessory sulfurtransferase FdhD, producing the protein MISDNSSNIAQQAQPNDPPSSAKPAFTFVKTQAEVPLTIAVKAVDESGEVIDKHVACERPLTVYLNWRPIVTLMTLGAKPESLALGYLKNQGFISDVSQLDSVIVDWNVNSAAVLSREQTADIEQKLSEKTVTSGCGQGTVYGSFMQDLDDIQLPTPSLKQSTLYSLLKNINEYNDTYKNAGAVHGCGVCENDQILAFVEDVGRHNAVDTLAGDMWLAQDRGDNKIFYTTGRLTSEMVIKVAKMGIPVLLSRSGVTQMGLELAQQLGITIIARAKGRHFLIYHGSENIEFDANTTAGK
- a CDS encoding helix-turn-helix transcriptional regulator is translated as MTSASELIYMSAKQVAEYLDLNEKKVYAMANDRILPATKITGKWLFPKVLIDRWVMDSCHSGMLTDRLLITGSDDPLLSMLVARLMAQVGSRELISYSATGSRLGLELLAKGYADVCTLHWGSMEDRNIRHPALLKGYQNHQQWIMVHGYSRQQGLIMRTDMHHRCQEEDKVLTLPWRWVSRQGGAGSQQHLEQWLLKQGARLDQLNVVLTAYSERELAGYIARGDADIGFGCQSVALESGLSFVPLVKESFDFVMPQSIYFRRQLQQLFTMLSSGHTRQMATLLGGYDLTDCGQLLWSAN